A window of Malania oleifera isolate guangnan ecotype guangnan chromosome 5, ASM2987363v1, whole genome shotgun sequence contains these coding sequences:
- the LOC131156424 gene encoding bZIP transcription factor 29 isoform X1, which translates to MRMGDTEEASIDMMQRLQSSFGTSSSSIPKQPLSINHQLDIPQFNTSHIRAPMRQASQSFNLDSSKRLGIPPSHPHLQIPPISPYSQIPVTRPANQQVGSQNFSPGPSHSRSLSQPSFFSLDSLPPLSPSPYRDSPSTSLSDQVSADVSMEDRDTNSHSLLPPSPFTRSNSSRVGESLPPRKAHRRSNSDIPFGFSTVVQSSPPLMPLKSPGALERPVSRDGGKPVQLVKRESNWDRGSDGNAEGMGERKSEGEVVDDLFSAYMNLDGIDALNSSGTDDKQGNENREDLDSRASGTKTNGDSSDNEAESSVNDSSNGMQIEGVGSAEKREGIKRTAGGDIAPTSRHYRSVSMDSFMGKMHFGDESPKLPPSPATRPAQTSPSNTMDGNSGTFSLEFGNGEFSGAELKKIMANEKLAEIALTDPKRAKRILANRQSAARSKERKMRYISELEHKVQTLQTEATTLSAQLTLLQRDSAGLTSQNNELKFRLQAMEQQAQLRDALNEALTAEVQRLKIATAELSGDSHSSKCLGGQQLSINPQMFQLHQQQPSQLNIHQLQQAQQHQHQHQHQHQHQHQQQQHQQQQQPQQKSCPTTKHESTQ; encoded by the exons ATGCGAATGGGTGACACAGAAGAAGCTAGTATCGATATGATGCAGAGGCTTCAATCTTCTTTTGGGACTTCATCTTCATCAATCCCGAAACAACCCTTGTCCATAAACCACCAACTTGATATTCCTCAGTTTAACACATCCCATATCCGTGCGCCTATGCGACAGGCTTCGCAAAGTTTTAATCTTGATAGCAGCAAGCGCCTTGGGATACCACCGTCTCACCCACATCTGCAGATCCCTCCCATTTCACCCTATTCGCAGATCCCAGTCACCCGCCCTGCTAATCAACAAGTCGGTTCACAGAATTTTAGCCCGGGGCCATCTCATTCAAGATCTTTATCTCAGCCTTCCTTTTTCTCCCTTGATTCACTGCCCCCGTTGAGTCCTTCGCCTTATCGTGACTCTCCATCAACCTCACTCTCCGATCAGGTTTCTGCTGATGTCTCTATGGAGGATCGAGACACCAACTCACATTCATTATTGCCACCGTCACCTTTCACTAGGAGTAATTCTTCAAGGGTTGGTGAGAGTCTTCCCCCACGCAAAGCACACAGAAGATCGAATAGTGATATCCCATTTGGGTTTTCTACAGTGGTGCAATCTTCGCCACCTCTCATGCCACTAAAGAGTCCGGGTGCTTTGGAGCGACCGGTCTCGAGAGATGGGGGTAAACCTGTTCAGTTGGTTAAAAGGGAATCGAATTGGGATAGAGGTAGTGATGGCAATGCAGAAGGAATGGGTGAGAGGAAATCTGAAGGAGAAGTTGTGGATGACCTCTTCTCTGCATATATGAATTTGGATGGTATTGATGCATTGAACTCTTCTGGTACTGATGACAAGCAAGGTAATGAGAATCGTGAAGATTTGGACAGCAGAGCCAGTGGCACGAAGACAAATGGTGATAGCAGTGATAATGAAGCAGAAAGCAGTGTAAATGACAGTAGTAATGGCATGCAGATAGAAGGAGTTGGTTCAGCTGAAAAAAGGGAAGGGATTAAGCGGACTGCTGGGGGAGATATTGCTCCGACCTCCAGACACTATAGAAGTGTTTCGATGGATAGTTTCATGGGAAAAATGCATTTTGGGGATGAGTCACCTAAGCTGCCACCTTCCCCTGCAACTCGTCCTGCGCAAACATCGCCCAGCAATACAATGGATGGAAATTCTGGTACCTTTAGCTTGGAATTCGGGAATGGTGAGTTTAGTGGGGCTGAACTGAAGAAAATTATGGCAAATGAGAAACTTGCTGAGATCGCATTAACTGACCCAAAGCGTGCCAAAAG GATCTTGGCCAACCGTCAATCAGCTGCTCGTTCTAAAGAACGAAAAATGCGGTATATCTCAGAGTTGGAACACAAGGTTCAAACCTTGCAGACAGAGGCTACCACCTTGTCTGCCCAGCTTACATTGTTACAG AGAGATTCTGCTGGGCTCACAAGCCAGAACAATGAATTAAAGTTTCGCCTTCAAGCCATGGAACAACAGGCACAGCTCCGAGATG CTCTAAACGAGGCGTTGACTGCAGAAGTCCAACGGTTGAAGATTGCCACTGCAGAGCTGAGTGGTGATTCTCACTCTTCTAAATGTTTGGGCGGTCAGCAACTTTCTATTAATCCCCAGATGTTCCAGCTACACCAGCAACAGCCTTCACAACTTAATATTCATCAGCTGCAGCAGGCACAGCAGCATCAGCATCAGCATCAGCATCAGCATCAGCATCAGCATCAGCAGCAGCAgcaccagcagcagcagcagccacAGCAGAAAAGCTGCCCAACAACAAAGCATGAGTCAACCCAATAG
- the LOC131156424 gene encoding bZIP transcription factor 29 isoform X2 encodes MRMGDTEEASIDMMQRLQSSFGTSSSSIPKQPLSINHQLDIPQFNTSHIRAPMRQASQSFNLDSSKRLGIPPSHPHLQIPPISPYSQIPVTRPANQQVGSQNFSPGPSHSRSLSQPSFFSLDSLPPLSPSPYRDSPSTSLSDQVSADVSMEDRDTNSHSLLPPSPFTRSNSSRVGESLPPRKAHRRSNSDIPFGFSTVVQSSPPLMPLKSPGALERPVSRDGGKPVQLVKRESNWDRGSDGNAEGMGERKSEGEVVDDLFSAYMNLDGIDALNSSGTDDKQGNENREDLDSRASGTKTNGDSSDNEAESSVNDSSNGMQIEGVGSAEKREGIKRTAGGDIAPTSRHYRSVSMDSFMGKMHFGDESPKLPPSPATRPAQTSPSNTMDGNSGTFSLEFGNGEFSGAELKKIMANEKLAEIALTDPKRAKRILANRQSAARSKERKMRYISELEHKVQTLQTEATTLSAQLTLLQRDSAGLTSQNNELKFRLQAMEQQAQLRDGSVSALCIGQPFVL; translated from the exons ATGCGAATGGGTGACACAGAAGAAGCTAGTATCGATATGATGCAGAGGCTTCAATCTTCTTTTGGGACTTCATCTTCATCAATCCCGAAACAACCCTTGTCCATAAACCACCAACTTGATATTCCTCAGTTTAACACATCCCATATCCGTGCGCCTATGCGACAGGCTTCGCAAAGTTTTAATCTTGATAGCAGCAAGCGCCTTGGGATACCACCGTCTCACCCACATCTGCAGATCCCTCCCATTTCACCCTATTCGCAGATCCCAGTCACCCGCCCTGCTAATCAACAAGTCGGTTCACAGAATTTTAGCCCGGGGCCATCTCATTCAAGATCTTTATCTCAGCCTTCCTTTTTCTCCCTTGATTCACTGCCCCCGTTGAGTCCTTCGCCTTATCGTGACTCTCCATCAACCTCACTCTCCGATCAGGTTTCTGCTGATGTCTCTATGGAGGATCGAGACACCAACTCACATTCATTATTGCCACCGTCACCTTTCACTAGGAGTAATTCTTCAAGGGTTGGTGAGAGTCTTCCCCCACGCAAAGCACACAGAAGATCGAATAGTGATATCCCATTTGGGTTTTCTACAGTGGTGCAATCTTCGCCACCTCTCATGCCACTAAAGAGTCCGGGTGCTTTGGAGCGACCGGTCTCGAGAGATGGGGGTAAACCTGTTCAGTTGGTTAAAAGGGAATCGAATTGGGATAGAGGTAGTGATGGCAATGCAGAAGGAATGGGTGAGAGGAAATCTGAAGGAGAAGTTGTGGATGACCTCTTCTCTGCATATATGAATTTGGATGGTATTGATGCATTGAACTCTTCTGGTACTGATGACAAGCAAGGTAATGAGAATCGTGAAGATTTGGACAGCAGAGCCAGTGGCACGAAGACAAATGGTGATAGCAGTGATAATGAAGCAGAAAGCAGTGTAAATGACAGTAGTAATGGCATGCAGATAGAAGGAGTTGGTTCAGCTGAAAAAAGGGAAGGGATTAAGCGGACTGCTGGGGGAGATATTGCTCCGACCTCCAGACACTATAGAAGTGTTTCGATGGATAGTTTCATGGGAAAAATGCATTTTGGGGATGAGTCACCTAAGCTGCCACCTTCCCCTGCAACTCGTCCTGCGCAAACATCGCCCAGCAATACAATGGATGGAAATTCTGGTACCTTTAGCTTGGAATTCGGGAATGGTGAGTTTAGTGGGGCTGAACTGAAGAAAATTATGGCAAATGAGAAACTTGCTGAGATCGCATTAACTGACCCAAAGCGTGCCAAAAG GATCTTGGCCAACCGTCAATCAGCTGCTCGTTCTAAAGAACGAAAAATGCGGTATATCTCAGAGTTGGAACACAAGGTTCAAACCTTGCAGACAGAGGCTACCACCTTGTCTGCCCAGCTTACATTGTTACAG AGAGATTCTGCTGGGCTCACAAGCCAGAACAATGAATTAAAGTTTCGCCTTCAAGCCATGGAACAACAGGCACAGCTCCGAGATG GTTCTGTTTCTGCTTTATGCATTGGCCAACCATTTGTGTTATAG